In Erigeron canadensis isolate Cc75 chromosome 1, C_canadensis_v1, whole genome shotgun sequence, a single window of DNA contains:
- the LOC122585004 gene encoding pentatricopeptide repeat-containing protein At1g04840, which yields MKSLRLVFSTPKRCPPARKPTFKPMLLTETQFISLIHSSKTIKQLQQIHAQIVFHNQFSNTRIVTQLISASCFQKNVINYAISVFRHSKNPNLYLFNSLIRALVENCYYMSSISYFLVMLSSNVRPNRLTLPFVLKSTAALQERWLGMEIHCGVVKMGLLFDQLVLVHLVDMYAKVGLLEGAHQLFDESSQPGVETRSTLLWNVLINGYCKAGKWVKVKELFEVMPVKYESTWITLINGLMKAGEVDRAMELWPFVEVKNVICWTTMIHGFSSNGHHDKGLSMFFEMLEEGVMPNDHTIVCALSACAKAGALETGVRIHDYIFNNGFPLKKAIATALVDMYTKCGSLENASRVFDMAEEKDLRAWTVMIWGCAINGFLDRALQYFNEMMSSGIQPDEVVFLAIITACLHVGNVDQGLHFFDKMKHDYSIEPTTKHYVVIVNLYGRAGRLNEALRFIKDMSINPDFVVWGALFTACRVHRNIKMAKYAYEKLLELEPKHTVGHVILSNIYAVAGRWQDVERGRTKMKNKGLAKVPGWSYIEIQGKVTTFVAGDHFHARSDEIHVKLDEITKSAREQGYMPETEWVLHTREEEKEDALGSHSEKLALAFALISGTDTKAIRIVKNLKICGDCHSLMKYASKITRKDIVVRDIKRFHYFKNGTCSCQDYW from the exons ATGAAATCCCTTCGTCTTGTGTTCTCAACCCCCAAAAGATGCCCTCCCGCCAGAAAACCAACTTTCAAACCAATGTTGTTAACCGAAACCCAATTCATCTCTTTAATCCATTCCTCAAAAACCATCAAACAGTTGCAACAAATCCACGCCCAAATCGTATTCCACAACCAGTTTTCCAACACTCGAATCGTGACCCAACTCATTTCTGCTTCTTGTTTCCAAAAAAACGTCATCAATTATGCTATTTCCGTCTTCCGTCACTCCAAAAACCCGAACTTGTACCTTTTCAATTCACTAATCCGTGCCCTTGTAGAAAATTGTTACTACATGAGCTCCATTTCCTACTTTCTTGTAATGTTGAGCTCCAATGTTCGTCCTAATCGCTTGACTTTGCCGTTTGTTTTGAAATCGACTGCCGCCTTACAAGAGCGATGGCTTGGGATGGAGATTCATTGTGGGGTTGTGAAGATGGGTTTGTTGTTTGATCAGCTTGTTTTGGTTCATTTGGTTGATATGTATGCTAAAGTTGGGTTGTTGGAGGGTGCACACCAACTGTTTGATGAAAGTTCTCAACCGGGGGTCGAGACGAGAAGTACGTTGTTATGGAATGTATTGATTAATGGGTATTGTAAAGCTGGGAAATGGGTTAAGGTGAAGGAATTGTTTGAGGTAATGCCGGTGAAATATGAGTCGACTTGGATTACTTTGATCAATGGGTTGATGAAAGCCGGAGAGGTTGATAGGGCGATGGAGCTTTGGCCATTTGTAGAGGTAAAGAATGTGATTTGCTGGACGACAATGATACACGGGTTTTCATCAAATGGGCACCATGACAAGGGACTATCTATGTTTTTTGAAATGTTAGAAGAAGGCGTGATGCCAAATGATCACACTATTGTTTGTGCACTTTCTGCTTGTGCTAAAGCGGGAGCTCTTGAGACGGGAGTGAGAATACATGACTATATTTTCAACAATGGCTTCCCTTTAAAGAAAGCAATCGCGACTGCTTTGGTCGACATGTACACAAAATGTGGTTCTCTCGAGAATGCAAGTCGTGTATTTGATATGGCAGAAGAGAAGGACCTTCGTGCTTGGACTGTAATGATATGGGGTTGTGCGATTAATGGATTTCTTGACAGGGCTCTCCAGTATTTCAACGAAATGATGTCATCAG GAATACAGCCAGACGAGGTGGTCTTCCTTGCTATTATAACCGCCTGTTTGCATGTTGGGAATGTTGACCAGGGTCTTcatttttttgacaaaatgAAGCATGACTATTCCATTGAACCCACCACGAAACATTATGTAGTTATAGTGAATCTTTATGGCAGGGCTGGGCGTCTGAATGAAGCTTTAAGATTCATCAAAGATATGTCAATTAATCCTGATTTTGTAGTTTGGGGGGCACTATTCACTGCCTGCAGGGTACACAGAAACATTAAAATGGCAAAGTATGCATATGAGAAGCTTCTGGAGCTTGAGCCTAAGCATACTGTTGGCCATGTGATTCTATCAAACATTTATGCTGTGGCAGGCAGGTGGCAAGATGTAGAAAGAGGGAGGaccaaaatgaaaaataagGGGTTAGCAAAAGTTCCCGGCTGGAGTTATATTGAAATACAGGGTAAAGTCACTACTTTTGTAGCTGGTGATCATTTTCATGCCCGTTCAGATGAGATACACGTAAAACTAGATGAGATCACTAAAAGTGCAAGAGAACAAGGATACATGCCCGAAACTGAATGGGTGCTTCATACTAGGGAAGAAGAGAAGGAAGATGCTTTGGGAAGTCATAGTGAAAAATTGGCACTGGCCTTTGCTCTTATTTCTGGTACTGATACTAAGGCTATTAGGATTGTGAAAAACCTGAAAATTTGTGGGGATTGTCATTCTTTAATGAAGTACGCCAGCAAAATTACGCGAAAGGATATAGTTGTAAGGGATATTAAGCGTTTCCATTATTTTAAAAACGGGACTTGCTCATGCCAAGATTATTGGTAA